One window of the Salvia splendens isolate huo1 chromosome 1, SspV2, whole genome shotgun sequence genome contains the following:
- the LOC121793046 gene encoding single-stranded DNA-binding protein WHY2, mitochondrial-like, which yields MIVHGMFGIAATDFKLLSGSVTQAWMSTATVNFEPSARIFAPYSIYKGKAALSADPLLPKFTKLETGDYRVERRGVIMLTFWPSIGERKYDWEKRQKFALSATEVGSLINLGPKDSCEFFHDPSMLSSNAGQVRKSLSIKAHADGSGYFVSLSVVNNAVNTNDRFVVPVTAAEFAVMRTAFSFALPHIMGWDKTVAKLPFSSNHQGSGSGMGMVVRQAQTSEWDR from the exons ATGATTGTTCATGGTATGTTTGGCATAGCTGCTACTGACTTCAAATTATTGAGTGGCAGTGTCACCCAGGCATGGATGTCTACTGCTACGGTGAATTTCGAGCCCAGTG CTAGAATATTTGCACCTTATTCAATTTACAAGGGTAAAGCTGCATTGTCAGCTGATCCCCTTCTCCCCAAGTTTACTAAATTGGAA ACTGGGGATTACAGAGTTGAACGCCGTGGTGTCATCATGTTAACATTTTGGCCCTCAATTGGTGAACGCAAATATGATTGGGAGAAAAGGCAG AAATTTGCTCTGTCCGCCACGGAAGTTGGGTCCCTGATCAATTTGGGTCCAAAAGATTCATGTGAATTCTTCCATGACCCATCAATGCTATCAAG TAATGCAGGTCAAGTTAGAAAGAGTCTATCAATTAAAGCACATGCTGATGGTAGTGGTTACTTTGTTTCTCTGA GTGTTGTCAACAATGCTGTCAACACAAATGATCGGTTTGTTGTTCCTGTCACTGCTGCTGAGTTTGCTGTCATGCGGACTGCTTTCTCT TTTGCTTTGCCTCACATCATGGGCTGGGACAAAACTGTGGCAAAGCTCCCTTTTAGCAGTAACCATCAAGGTTCAGGTTCGGGTATGGGTATGGTGGTTCGTCAAGCTCAGACCTCTGAGTGGGATCGATAG
- the LOC121793040 gene encoding phytolongin Phyl1.1-like translates to MSVEITRNPTDMDKVCYCCVWKEGRILYKYSIGNHEIDNMAALCLESIPPYHRSYSQTIASYTFTFLIDGAFVYLAILRRHTLTNSHLLAFLHSLRDQFTNIASSTNTLDNDHFAPAACRLVASLERLSEGGGGSTWPDMNGAEAAGTSSTKAPLLARPCKQDKKKKQKKKDDGDGAGVGVAVIDIETPEHRRSGNSDGIKTSPQYLRDKWCRQVRIVVAIDAAVCVVLLVIWLVICKGLECIR, encoded by the coding sequence ATGTCTGTGGAGATAACCAGAAATCCGACCGACATGGATAAGGTTTGCTACTGCTGCGTATGGAAAGAGGGCCGAATTTTGTACAAATACAGCATCGGCAACCATGAGATCGACAACATGGCCGCCTTATGCTTGGAATCCATCCCTCCTTACCACAGATCCTACTCCCAAACCATTGCTTCTTACACTTTCACCTTCTTAATCGACGGCGCCTTCGTCTACTTGGCCATTCTCCGCCGCCACACTCTCACCAACTCCCACCTGCTCGCCTTCCTCCACAGCTTGAGGGATCAGTTCACAAACATCGCCTCATCCACCAACACTCTCGACAACGACCACTTTGCGCCAGCCGCCTGTCGCTTGGTGGCATCCTTGGAAAGGCTCTCCGAGGGCGGAGGAGGGTCCACATGGCCGGACATGAATGGGGCCGAAGCTGCAGGCACTTCTTCCACCAAAGCACCTCTCCTTGCAAGGCCCTGCAAACaagacaagaagaagaagcagaagaagaaggatgatggtgatggtgctggTGTTGGAGTTGCTGTGATAGATATTGAGACGCCAGAGCATAGGCGATCCGGGAACTCTGACGGGATCAAGACTAGCCCCCAGTATCTGAGGGACAAGTGGTGCCGGCAAGTGAGGATTGTTGTTGCCATTGATGCTGCTGTCTGTGTTGTTCTGCTTGTGATTTGGTTAGTCATATGCAAAGGTTTAGAGTGCATTCGTTGA
- the LOC121793057 gene encoding RING-H2 finger protein ATL58-like — protein MSLSVKNSISDQEIGSNGSNCCSNGSSQLKIYQTFIFSVPIFFTFILLFLFYWFYLRRRRADWSSLRMRANNSVLMSEIGDDLSRCELGLKKELREMLPVIVFNQSFSVKDTQCSVCLGEYQAEDKLQQIPSCEHTFHMDCIGLWLTTHTTCPLCRHSLLALTKPPPDTQPSDEDPETSDEEAAIDEDPQTSEPSSEGDGEGDAAIARDQDTGHGDEEGERETVK, from the exons ATGTCGCTAAGTGTGAAGAACAGCATCTCAGATCAAGAAATAGGCAGCAATGGTAGCAATTGTTGCTCGAATGGCTCTTCGCAGTTGAAAATCTACCAGACTTTCATCTTCTCTGTCCCaattttcttcacttttataCTTTTATTCTTGTTTTATTGGTTCTATCTGCGGCGGCGAAGGGCGGACTGGTCTTCTCTCAGAATGAGGGCTAATAATTCTGTCCTAATGTCTGAAATCGGCGATGATCTCTCCAGG TGTGAGCTTGGGCTAAAGAAGGAGCTGAGGGAGATGCTGCCTGTTATTGTCTTTAATCAGAGCTTTTCTGTCAAAGACACACA ATGCTCAGTGTGCCTAGGGGAGTACCAGGCCGAGGATAAGTTACAGCAGATACCGAGCTGTGAGCACACGTTTCACATGGATTGCATCGGTCTCTGGCTAACCACTCATACCACTTGTCCACTATGCCGCCACTCCCTTCTTGCTTTGACTAAACCTCCCCCGGATACCCAACCGTCTGACGAAGATCCGGAAACTAGTGATGAAGAAGCCGCCATTGATGAAGATCCTCAAACTAGTGAGCCGTCTTCGGAGGGTGATGGAGAAGGGGATGCTGCCATCGCAAGGGATCAAGATACCGGGCATGGTGATGAAGAAGGTGAAAGGGAGACTGTGAAATGA